From the Limosilactobacillus panis genome, one window contains:
- the hflX gene encoding GTPase HflX produces MDNNIQKDEQVIIAGLDTGQEDYDYSMTELAELAQANHMDVVQRVDQVIDRPNPATYFGTGKVAEIAEVAATNDATTIITNDELSPSQLRNLEEEVGCRILDRTALILEIFANRAQTKEAKLQVQIAELQYRLPRLQTSASQRLDQQTGGGSGFTNRGAGETKLEMDRRTIQHQISHLRHELADIDKSEATKRKQRAKSNIPTAALVGYTNAGKSTIMNGLVRRYGAVEDKTVFEKNMLFATLDTSVRRLTLPSKKDFLLSDTVGFVSKLPTNLVKSFRSTLAEAANADLLIQVIDYSDPHYEEMMHTTEQALKQIGIENIPMINVFNKADKTEIEFPVLEGDDQVVISAKQPESLDLLVNVIRKHLFKDYVQVKLLLPFAEGQLVSYLNEHTNILNTEYRTDGTLLTVEMSPQEAQRFTKYEV; encoded by the coding sequence ATGGATAACAATATACAAAAAGATGAACAAGTAATCATTGCCGGCCTCGACACGGGGCAGGAAGACTACGACTATTCGATGACCGAACTGGCCGAATTGGCCCAGGCCAACCACATGGATGTCGTCCAACGGGTTGACCAAGTAATTGACCGCCCTAACCCGGCCACCTACTTTGGGACGGGGAAAGTAGCGGAAATTGCGGAGGTGGCGGCCACTAACGACGCCACCACCATCATTACCAACGATGAACTCTCGCCAAGTCAGCTGCGGAACCTTGAGGAAGAGGTTGGCTGCCGGATTCTTGACCGGACAGCCCTCATCCTCGAAATCTTTGCTAACCGGGCCCAGACCAAGGAGGCCAAACTGCAGGTCCAGATTGCGGAGCTCCAGTACCGCCTGCCCCGGCTGCAAACCAGTGCCAGTCAGCGCCTTGACCAGCAGACTGGTGGCGGGAGCGGCTTTACTAACCGGGGGGCCGGTGAAACGAAGCTGGAAATGGACCGGCGGACGATCCAACACCAGATTTCCCACCTCCGTCACGAGCTAGCTGACATTGATAAGTCCGAAGCCACTAAGCGGAAGCAGCGGGCCAAGAGTAATATTCCAACCGCCGCCCTGGTCGGCTACACCAACGCCGGTAAGTCTACCATCATGAACGGATTAGTCCGTCGTTACGGGGCAGTTGAAGACAAGACGGTGTTTGAAAAGAACATGCTCTTCGCCACCCTGGACACCAGTGTCCGCCGCCTGACTTTACCAAGCAAGAAGGACTTTCTTCTTAGTGATACCGTCGGGTTCGTCAGCAAGCTGCCGACTAACCTGGTCAAGTCCTTCCGTTCGACCTTGGCGGAAGCTGCCAACGCTGACCTATTGATCCAGGTAATCGACTACTCGGACCCCCACTACGAAGAAATGATGCACACCACTGAGCAGGCCCTGAAGCAGATTGGCATTGAAAACATCCCGATGATTAACGTCTTCAACAAGGCTGATAAAACCGAGATTGAGTTCCCGGTTCTTGAAGGGGATGACCAGGTGGTAATCTCGGCTAAGCAGCCGGAATCACTGGACCTCCTGGTGAACGTTATTCGTAAGCACCTCTTCAAGGATTACGTTCAGGTCAAGCTCCTTCTTCCCTTCGCAGAGGGACAGCTGGTTTCCTATCTCAACGAACACACTAACATCTTGAATACCGAGTACCGGACGGATGGCACCCTCCTGACGGTGGAAATGTCACCCCAAGAGGCCCAGCGCTTTACGAAGTACGAGGTATAA
- a CDS encoding DMT family transporter: MTTDKRKGITLAIVGASFWGMSGAAVQFLFQNPTINEYWLVGLRLLGAGFLLVLYSTFKQPAAVKRLFSSWSRVLYLILFSFIGMGASQMSYYVAVKYSNAPTATVIQYLAPVFIIFYMAVHTKMLPRRLDVISIIVALIGTFLLATNGHPSHLALSPLACIWGLLAAVSEAINTIMPRKLFKEFGTITIVGWSMLIAGLAFLPLYWIMPVPSLNAVDITTILFIIIFGTLFAYTLYLASINYIDSSTTGMLGAFEPLVATLLAVFFLATPFSLPDWIGGILIVLATILQSLPEKYFTHIK; this comes from the coding sequence ATGACGACAGATAAGAGAAAGGGAATCACCTTGGCCATCGTTGGGGCATCATTTTGGGGAATGTCTGGGGCTGCCGTGCAGTTTCTATTCCAAAACCCAACCATTAACGAATATTGGCTTGTTGGGCTTCGCTTACTGGGCGCCGGGTTTCTGCTGGTCCTATATTCGACTTTTAAGCAACCAGCTGCGGTCAAAAGGCTGTTTAGTAGCTGGTCGCGGGTCCTTTATCTGATTCTGTTCTCCTTTATTGGGATGGGGGCGTCCCAGATGTCGTATTATGTTGCCGTTAAGTATAGTAATGCTCCAACGGCAACGGTGATCCAATACTTAGCCCCCGTCTTCATTATCTTCTATATGGCCGTGCATACCAAAATGCTGCCTCGGCGACTGGACGTGATTTCAATCATTGTGGCCCTTATTGGGACCTTCCTGTTGGCCACGAATGGTCACCCAAGCCATCTCGCCCTGTCCCCATTGGCATGTATTTGGGGACTGCTGGCGGCAGTCTCGGAAGCAATTAACACGATTATGCCGCGCAAACTTTTCAAAGAGTTCGGAACAATTACCATCGTTGGCTGGTCAATGCTGATTGCTGGCCTGGCCTTTCTGCCACTGTATTGGATAATGCCCGTTCCGTCATTGAACGCAGTTGATATTACGACAATCCTGTTCATCATTATTTTCGGAACGCTTTTTGCCTACACCCTTTACCTTGCTAGTATCAACTACATTGATTCCAGTACAACCGGAATGCTCGGGGCATTTGAGCCCTTGGTTGCCACTCTGCTAGCGGTTTTCTTCCTGGCCACACCGTTCAGTTTGCCCGACTGGATTGGGGGAATACTAATTGTCCTGGCAACGATTTTGCAGTCGCTTCCGGAAAAATACTTTACCCATATCAAGTAA
- a CDS encoding histidine phosphatase family protein: MAITAYFVRHGQTYLNRYNRVQGWSDAPLTAKGKADAQRTGKVLANVNFDYVFSSDLARTMATSRLLLAADPNTDIKEPTPEPAFREEFFGSFEGLNGSAVTDFLSGEEDFHSFSDMLAGWGPDKLKDKLAAADPYGDAEDHVQFWNRVNKGMDRLRALPDGSTVIVISHGMTIRSIAEHFGYQTPSSVRNGSLTRLTLTADKTHVDFYDQLELPE; this comes from the coding sequence ATGGCAATTACCGCTTATTTTGTTCGTCATGGTCAAACCTACCTCAACCGTTACAATCGCGTTCAAGGATGGTCCGATGCGCCGCTTACTGCAAAGGGTAAAGCAGACGCGCAACGAACGGGTAAGGTGCTGGCCAACGTTAACTTTGACTACGTCTTCAGCAGTGACCTCGCCCGGACGATGGCAACTTCGCGCCTCCTGCTTGCGGCGGACCCAAATACAGATATCAAGGAGCCCACGCCAGAGCCGGCCTTTCGTGAAGAGTTCTTCGGTAGCTTCGAGGGATTAAACGGTTCGGCCGTCACCGACTTTCTTTCCGGGGAAGAAGACTTTCACTCCTTCTCTGACATGCTTGCCGGCTGGGGCCCTGACAAGTTAAAGGATAAGCTGGCCGCTGCGGACCCTTATGGCGACGCCGAAGATCACGTCCAATTTTGGAACCGGGTTAACAAGGGGATGGACCGACTCCGGGCCCTCCCAGATGGGTCAACCGTCATCGTGATTTCCCACGGTATGACCATTCGTTCAATTGCCGAACACTTCGGCTACCAGACCCCGTCCTCAGTCCGAAACGGGAGCCTGACCCGCTTGACGTTAACGGCGGACAAGACACACGTTGACTTTTACGACCAACTAGAACTTCCAGAATAA
- a CDS encoding aldose epimerase family protein — protein sequence MKIENDKFGTYQGQDVIKYTLTNDNNVSISVLNFAGIWQAYMVPNTRGGRVNLLLSADNIDAYVNPNNAPLYVGRIIGRFGGRIAKGQFDIDGVEYKIPANEGNNSLHGGANGLSQQFYDVATKQDQDKLQVILTTTIGPDTDKLPGNETVTVTYTLQNDNSVTIDFDGKTDAKTLFNPTTHAYWNLSGEAKTIQGHVLTLNSTYHLELDDEKLPTGRKLINKNTPFDFSHPTVMGTALQELQEQGVPEGGFDDVFVVLPSNRLAHEPVATLMDAATGRKIKMFSDRNGLVVYTANGTNADGFNRPAGSWFAMAMEGQTLPDTPHHLQFGDISLRPGYPQHYQIRYEYFA from the coding sequence ATGAAAATTGAAAATGATAAATTTGGCACTTACCAAGGACAAGATGTTATCAAATATACCCTGACGAATGATAATAACGTCAGCATTAGCGTCCTTAACTTTGCCGGTATCTGGCAGGCATACATGGTTCCCAACACCCGTGGCGGCCGGGTTAACCTGTTGCTCAGCGCTGACAACATCGACGCTTACGTAAATCCTAACAATGCACCATTATACGTTGGCCGGATTATCGGTCGTTTTGGTGGACGGATTGCGAAGGGCCAGTTTGATATTGACGGGGTTGAATACAAGATTCCCGCTAACGAGGGGAATAACTCCCTGCACGGTGGGGCAAACGGCCTCAGCCAGCAGTTTTACGATGTTGCCACCAAGCAGGACCAGGATAAGCTCCAGGTCATCCTTACAACAACGATTGGTCCAGACACTGATAAACTACCGGGCAACGAGACCGTGACGGTCACCTACACCCTACAAAACGACAACAGCGTCACTATTGACTTTGACGGGAAGACGGATGCCAAGACTCTTTTCAACCCAACCACCCATGCCTATTGGAACCTCTCTGGTGAAGCTAAGACCATCCAGGGGCACGTCTTAACACTGAACTCCACCTACCACCTCGAGCTTGATGACGAAAAACTACCAACGGGGCGGAAGCTGATTAATAAGAATACCCCGTTTGACTTCAGTCACCCAACGGTAATGGGGACCGCTCTCCAAGAATTGCAGGAGCAAGGTGTTCCTGAGGGCGGCTTTGATGACGTCTTCGTTGTCTTGCCAAGTAACCGGCTTGCCCATGAGCCAGTGGCAACCCTTATGGATGCCGCTACTGGGCGGAAAATTAAGATGTTCTCTGACCGGAACGGCCTGGTGGTTTACACCGCCAACGGCACGAATGCGGACGGCTTCAACCGCCCGGCAGGATCGTGGTTTGCAATGGCTATGGAAGGACAAACCCTTCCTGACACTCCTCACCACCTGCAGTTCGGTGACATTTCACTTCGTCCTGGTTACCCCCAGCACTACCAAATTCGTTATGAATACTTTGCCTAG
- a CDS encoding DedA family protein has translation MAHIFYILTHIAEILIPMFEWLGPWSYLILFVIVFMETGLVVFPWLPGGSLVFLTSSFIAVHPILKMQIVIPVFFFAAFIGDSVNYFIGHSLSRWHWLQKHLNGPRMLRAKEYLDKYGFWAVAFGRFIPFIRSFIPTISGMMHYRFRHFTVGNFVGVALWVVLGCGAGYFFGSIPLVHDHFSLVILAMTSCTALTGLGMWGIKLIRQRIIRKNRML, from the coding sequence ATGGCCCACATTTTTTATATTCTGACTCACATTGCGGAAATCCTTATCCCAATGTTTGAGTGGCTTGGTCCGTGGAGCTACCTAATCTTGTTCGTGATTGTCTTCATGGAAACCGGCCTGGTGGTCTTCCCCTGGTTGCCGGGGGGCTCACTCGTCTTTTTGACTAGCTCCTTTATCGCCGTCCACCCAATTCTCAAGATGCAAATTGTCATCCCCGTCTTCTTCTTTGCGGCCTTCATTGGTGACTCAGTCAACTACTTCATTGGCCACAGCCTGTCACGCTGGCACTGGCTGCAAAAGCACCTTAACGGCCCCCGGATGCTGCGGGCAAAGGAATATCTCGACAAGTATGGCTTCTGGGCCGTCGCTTTCGGGCGCTTTATTCCTTTCATCCGTTCCTTTATCCCGACCATTTCTGGAATGATGCACTACCGTTTCCGCCACTTTACGGTCGGTAACTTCGTCGGGGTAGCTCTCTGGGTGGTCCTCGGCTGTGGTGCAGGTTACTTCTTCGGTAGTATTCCGCTCGTCCACGACCACTTCTCCCTCGTGATTCTGGCAATGACCTCCTGTACCGCCTTGACCGGATTGGGGATGTGGGGCATTAAGTTGATCCGCCAGCGAATCATCCGAAAGAATCGGATGCTCTAA
- a CDS encoding TetR/AcrR family transcriptional regulator yields the protein MRVTRTVRDFQNALLTLLEKNSFEHLTVDQICNEALLHRSSFYRYFSDKYDLLEQTLDAQISQIVDSGESEEDIIKQFVLYINDHKNLIRHLASSNSHSSLYTEMLRIFSQVILDRCKRGRTNDVVIEAVQKSDNPEMMAYVFSGSIIGAFYWWQKNNYDVPIDEFIKFAKQSVLSMSNSTL from the coding sequence TTGCGGGTCACACGAACAGTACGGGATTTTCAGAACGCATTGTTGACACTTTTGGAGAAAAACTCGTTTGAGCACTTAACAGTTGACCAAATCTGTAACGAAGCACTACTGCACCGGAGTAGTTTTTACCGTTACTTCAGTGATAAGTATGATCTCCTTGAGCAGACGCTGGATGCCCAGATTAGTCAGATTGTGGATTCAGGCGAATCAGAAGAAGATATTATTAAGCAATTCGTTTTATACATTAATGATCACAAGAACCTCATTCGCCACCTGGCATCGAGCAACTCACACAGCTCACTGTATACGGAAATGCTACGTATCTTTAGTCAGGTTATCTTAGATCGTTGCAAACGCGGCCGCACTAACGATGTCGTAATCGAAGCCGTTCAGAAGTCCGATAACCCGGAGATGATGGCGTACGTATTTAGTGGTTCCATCATCGGGGCGTTTTATTGGTGGCAAAAGAACAACTACGACGTGCCAATTGATGAATTTATCAAATTCGCAAAGCAGTCAGTCCTTTCGATGTCTAACAGCACTTTGTAA
- a CDS encoding PspC domain-containing protein: MHKKLTKSKNKVFLGVCGGIADYLGMDATVIRLIAIVLIACTGFFPLTIIYLVAAAIMPDYHGPAHRDDTVEGEFKEK, from the coding sequence ATGCATAAGAAGTTAACGAAATCCAAGAACAAGGTCTTTCTTGGTGTCTGCGGTGGAATTGCCGATTACCTAGGCATGGACGCCACGGTCATTCGCTTAATCGCCATCGTCCTGATTGCCTGCACCGGCTTTTTCCCGTTGACGATTATCTACCTCGTTGCGGCCGCCATTATGCCTGATTATCATGGCCCTGCCCACCGAGACGACACTGTCGAAGGTGAATTTAAGGAAAAGTAA
- a CDS encoding YhgE/Pip domain-containing protein: MGEMIKAEFRNLFKNHILLLSVSVICLLPFLYSIFFLKSVWDPYGSTQDLPIAVVNKDVPVEYQGRKMNVGQQTIKQLRHNHQMKWEIVSQKKAQYGISHRQYYAVITIPKNFSEDATTVMEKHPKTMKLHYETNGSLNYIGQVMTQIGTTRLNSKIRSQVTKAYATAMFKELHVVGKGMTKAADGAQQLSTGLVTLNDGVNRYVAGVYQVNNGVQQLRMSVAPLASGAQQLASGSQTLAAGIQQYTGGVGQLASGLGLLQANSGQLSSGANQLAGGLNTLSGNSAALQSGANQLAAGNTELNNQVNSLLPQLQSQMGAMSGDISAKGQALNAALQPIAQSSNQLKELSGQLGTISAGLEQLKQAASAGASSTTTTTNSGSNNSSQLQAAAADLNGVEAKDPAGQAKIEAAKAAISAAASSSNNSTTTQKSTDNGQSAKLVGQISQLQAGVNRLKAAVDQSANSAGQNTANVQKAAADLQNSLLNMQNGTSAALTTASGQLTSATQQLANGANTLNSGIGQYTNGVATAAAGANTLSGGIGQYTAGVAQAGAGANQLVANSGALNAGAGQLASALGQLNAQVPALISGVNLLASGTQQLADNSPALISGITQLNNGAGRLASSLAAGAKAINNVKPTNKTAKMFAEPTTVKHKNYSYVPNYGHALAPYVLSVALYVGILVFNFIYPIRRVAVDGKSAVSWWISKVVVGAVAVTLMAIIEDAVMLAVGLTTDHVASMFATSICFGLASMAIVMFLSMTFDNPGRFVAMVLLMLQLGGSGGTFPMEVTMKFYNVIHWFLPMTYSIMGLRQSISSGIGAHYAMFCNLVLLGIAVLFNLLLLAGMLGIHHHLFNINPKLDKNQKFLDEMEDDGGIQSK, from the coding sequence ATGGGTGAAATGATCAAAGCGGAATTCCGCAACCTCTTTAAGAACCATATCTTACTGCTCTCGGTTTCGGTAATTTGCCTGTTACCGTTCCTGTACAGTATCTTCTTCTTAAAGTCAGTGTGGGACCCGTATGGTAGTACGCAAGACTTGCCGATTGCGGTGGTCAACAAGGATGTTCCGGTCGAATACCAGGGCCGGAAGATGAATGTTGGTCAGCAAACGATCAAACAACTGCGTCATAACCATCAAATGAAGTGGGAAATTGTTTCCCAAAAGAAGGCACAATACGGGATTAGTCACCGCCAATACTACGCGGTAATCACCATCCCGAAGAACTTTTCTGAAGATGCCACAACCGTAATGGAAAAGCATCCAAAGACGATGAAGCTCCATTACGAAACGAACGGTTCCTTGAACTACATCGGGCAGGTTATGACCCAGATTGGGACGACCAGGCTGAATAGCAAGATCCGCTCCCAGGTCACCAAGGCCTACGCCACCGCGATGTTTAAGGAACTCCACGTTGTCGGTAAGGGGATGACCAAAGCTGCCGATGGTGCCCAGCAACTGAGTACCGGCCTGGTCACCTTAAATGACGGGGTTAACCGTTACGTTGCCGGTGTCTACCAGGTCAACAACGGTGTGCAGCAGTTACGGATGTCCGTTGCACCCCTGGCCAGCGGTGCTCAGCAGTTAGCGAGCGGTAGCCAGACTCTGGCCGCCGGTATCCAGCAATACACTGGTGGGGTTGGTCAACTCGCCAGCGGCTTGGGGCTCCTTCAGGCAAACTCTGGGCAACTTAGCTCCGGGGCCAATCAGTTAGCGGGTGGCTTGAATACGCTGAGCGGTAACTCTGCTGCATTGCAGAGCGGTGCCAACCAGCTTGCCGCCGGTAACACGGAATTAAACAACCAAGTTAATAGTCTCCTTCCCCAACTGCAGAGTCAGATGGGGGCAATGTCCGGTGACATCAGTGCTAAGGGCCAGGCTTTGAACGCTGCCCTACAGCCAATCGCCCAGAGCAGTAACCAGTTGAAGGAACTCTCTGGTCAACTGGGAACGATTAGTGCCGGACTTGAACAGTTGAAGCAGGCAGCTTCGGCCGGAGCAAGTTCAACCACCACGACGACTAACAGTGGCAGCAACAATAGTTCCCAATTGCAGGCCGCTGCTGCAGACCTGAACGGTGTCGAGGCTAAGGACCCGGCCGGCCAGGCAAAGATTGAAGCGGCCAAGGCGGCAATTAGTGCGGCTGCTAGTTCTAGCAACAACAGTACAACCACCCAAAAGAGCACCGATAACGGTCAGTCCGCTAAATTAGTGGGGCAGATTAGTCAACTGCAGGCCGGGGTCAACCGACTTAAGGCGGCGGTTGACCAGTCAGCAAATAGTGCTGGTCAGAACACGGCCAACGTGCAAAAGGCGGCTGCGGACCTTCAAAACAGCCTTTTGAACATGCAAAACGGGACCAGTGCGGCCCTGACAACCGCTTCCGGTCAGTTGACCTCTGCTACCCAACAGCTGGCTAACGGTGCCAACACATTGAACAGCGGTATTGGTCAATATACGAACGGTGTAGCAACTGCGGCGGCTGGTGCCAACACCCTGAGCGGTGGTATCGGTCAATACACGGCTGGGGTTGCCCAGGCCGGGGCCGGTGCTAACCAGCTAGTTGCCAACAGTGGTGCCCTGAACGCCGGGGCCGGTCAATTGGCGAGCGCCCTGGGACAATTGAATGCCCAGGTACCGGCTTTGATCAGTGGGGTTAACCTGCTGGCTTCCGGAACTCAACAGTTGGCTGATAACTCACCAGCCCTGATTAGTGGAATTACCCAGCTGAATAACGGTGCTGGTCGTCTGGCTTCGTCATTAGCGGCGGGTGCTAAGGCAATTAACAACGTTAAGCCAACTAACAAGACAGCGAAGATGTTCGCTGAACCAACGACGGTTAAGCACAAGAACTACAGCTACGTGCCAAACTACGGTCACGCTTTGGCTCCTTATGTTCTATCTGTTGCCCTCTACGTTGGTATCCTGGTATTTAACTTTATTTACCCAATTCGGCGGGTGGCTGTCGACGGCAAGTCGGCTGTTTCCTGGTGGATCAGTAAGGTCGTTGTTGGGGCCGTAGCGGTTACCCTGATGGCCATTATCGAAGATGCCGTTATGCTGGCCGTTGGTTTGACGACGGACCACGTTGCATCGATGTTTGCCACTAGCATCTGCTTCGGGCTAGCGTCGATGGCGATCGTAATGTTCCTGTCAATGACCTTCGATAACCCCGGCCGGTTCGTTGCCATGGTTCTGCTGATGCTGCAACTTGGTGGTTCCGGTGGGACCTTCCCAATGGAAGTTACGATGAAGTTCTACAACGTCATTCACTGGTTTCTACCGATGACCTACTCCATCATGGGACTGCGGCAGTCAATCAGTAGCGGGATTGGTGCCCACTACGCAATGTTCTGCAACCTTGTCTTGCTAGGAATTGCGGTTCTCTTCAACTTGCTCCTGTTAGCGGGGATGCTCGGTATTCACCACCACCTCTTTAACATCAACCCAAAGTTGGACAAGAACCAGAAGTTCCTTGACGAAATGGAAGACGATGGCGGAATCCAATCTAAGTAA
- the ltrA gene encoding group II intron reverse transcriptase/maturase: MRQSQKTETQADRLSRIGLENRKYTRARSTDYGEGKGMSVTIQDLVLDRNNLNQAYLRVKRNKGAAGIDDMTVNDLLPYLRENKTELITNLREGNYKPAPVKRVEIPKPNGGVRKLGIPTVVDRLVQQAVAQVLTPIFERVFSDNSFGFRPHRGAQDAIAKVVKLYNQGYRRVVDLDLKAYFDNVNHDLMIKYLQQYIDDPWTLRLIRKFLTSGILDHGLFVRSDKGTPQGGPLSPLLANIYLNELDKELTRRGHHFVRYADDCNIYVKSQRAGERVMRSITQFLEKRLKVKVNPDKTKIGSPLRLKFLGFSLGVDRNGAYARPAKQSQQRVKQALRLLTKRNRGVSLTKMFEEIHQKMRGWLQYYSIGKLANFIHRLDQWLRARIRQYIWKQWKKFKTKVVHLQKLGLSYHDAFVFASTRKGYWRTAHSKTLNYSLTNRKLEHLGLINMSKTLQLIQK, from the coding sequence GTGCGACAATCGCAGAAAACAGAAACACAAGCTGACCGCTTGTCGAGGATAGGTTTGGAAAACCGAAAGTACACAAGGGCGCGTAGTACCGATTATGGTGAAGGTAAAGGTATGAGTGTCACTATCCAAGACTTAGTCTTGGATCGCAATAACCTTAATCAGGCTTATTTGCGAGTTAAGAGAAATAAAGGAGCGGCGGGTATTGACGATATGACTGTCAATGACCTTCTGCCCTACCTCAGGGAAAATAAAACGGAATTAATCACCAACCTACGTGAGGGCAATTATAAGCCAGCACCGGTTAAACGAGTGGAAATTCCCAAGCCCAACGGTGGAGTGAGAAAACTAGGGATACCAACGGTAGTGGACCGCCTGGTCCAACAAGCAGTTGCCCAGGTACTCACGCCCATCTTTGAGCGAGTTTTCTCTGACAATAGTTTTGGTTTCCGCCCTCATCGTGGAGCCCAAGACGCAATCGCAAAGGTAGTTAAGCTATATAATCAAGGTTATCGACGGGTAGTTGATTTAGACCTTAAGGCCTATTTTGATAATGTCAACCATGATTTGATGATTAAATACCTCCAACAATATATTGATGACCCATGGACACTAAGACTTATCCGTAAGTTTTTGACTAGCGGAATCTTGGACCACGGGCTGTTCGTTAGGAGCGACAAAGGAACTCCGCAAGGAGGACCACTATCGCCACTGCTAGCGAATATCTATTTAAATGAGTTGGATAAAGAGCTGACCAGACGTGGTCACCACTTTGTGCGCTACGCGGACGATTGTAACATCTATGTTAAAAGTCAGCGGGCCGGAGAACGAGTAATGCGTAGTATTACTCAGTTTCTTGAAAAGCGATTGAAAGTTAAAGTTAATCCAGATAAAACCAAAATTGGTAGTCCCTTGAGGTTGAAGTTTCTTGGCTTCTCACTCGGTGTAGACCGTAATGGTGCCTATGCCCGACCAGCCAAACAATCACAACAACGAGTAAAACAAGCATTGAGGCTTCTAACTAAGCGTAATCGGGGTGTTTCTCTTACCAAGATGTTTGAAGAAATCCACCAAAAGATGCGTGGCTGGCTTCAGTATTACTCAATTGGGAAGTTAGCCAATTTTATTCACCGCCTTGATCAATGGTTAAGAGCACGAATAAGACAATATATCTGGAAGCAATGGAAGAAATTCAAAACTAAAGTTGTACACCTACAGAAGTTAGGTTTGTCTTATCATGATGCGTTCGTCTTCGCTAGTACCCGAAAGGGTTACTGGCGAACTGCACACAGTAAGACACTAAATTATTCTCTAACAAATAGAAAACTGGAGCACCTTGGACTAATAAATATGTCCAAGACGCTCCAGTTAATTCAAAAGTGA